The following proteins are encoded in a genomic region of Saccharopolyspora antimicrobica:
- the trpB gene encoding tryptophan synthase subunit beta, giving the protein MTVGADTARAHRQGKAVPEGHDPDERGHFGEYGGRFMPEALIAAQDELAAEYAKAQQDPEYLAELDDLLRNYAGRPSLLTEAKRFAEHAGGARILLKREDLNHTGSHKINNVLGQALLVKRMGKRRVIAETGAGQHGVATATACALLGLECVIYMGKVDTERQALNVARMRLLGAEVIPVSNGSATLKDAINEALRDWVANVDHTHYLLGTAAGAHPFPMMVRNFHRVIGDEAREQALALTGRLPDAVVACVGGGSNAIGIFHGFIDDADVRLVGFEPAGHGIDSGEHGATLSEGTPGTLHGARSYLLQDDDGQVVEAYSISAGLDYPGVGPEHSYLKDTGRAEYRSVTDDEAMQAFKLLSRTEGIIPAIESAHALAGALELGKELGPEAIIVVSLSGRGDKDMDTAAKYFGLVDEAQEDAR; this is encoded by the coding sequence ATGACCGTGGGGGCGGACACCGCGCGCGCACACCGCCAGGGCAAGGCCGTGCCGGAAGGGCACGACCCTGACGAGCGCGGGCACTTCGGGGAGTACGGCGGCCGGTTCATGCCGGAGGCGCTGATCGCGGCGCAGGACGAGCTGGCCGCGGAGTACGCCAAGGCGCAGCAGGATCCCGAGTACCTGGCCGAGCTCGACGACCTGCTGCGCAACTACGCGGGTCGCCCGTCGCTGCTGACCGAGGCCAAGCGCTTCGCCGAGCACGCGGGCGGCGCGCGGATCCTGCTCAAGCGGGAGGACCTCAACCACACCGGCTCGCACAAGATCAACAACGTGCTGGGTCAGGCGCTGCTGGTCAAGCGGATGGGCAAGCGCCGGGTCATCGCCGAGACCGGTGCCGGGCAGCACGGCGTGGCCACCGCCACCGCCTGCGCGCTGCTCGGCCTGGAGTGCGTGATCTACATGGGCAAGGTCGACACCGAGCGGCAGGCCCTCAACGTGGCGCGGATGCGGCTGCTGGGCGCGGAGGTCATCCCGGTCAGCAACGGCTCGGCGACCCTCAAGGACGCGATCAACGAGGCGCTGCGGGACTGGGTCGCCAACGTCGACCACACCCACTACCTGCTGGGCACCGCCGCGGGCGCGCACCCGTTCCCGATGATGGTCCGCAACTTCCACCGGGTCATCGGCGACGAGGCCCGCGAGCAGGCGCTGGCGCTGACCGGCAGGCTGCCCGACGCGGTCGTCGCCTGCGTCGGCGGCGGCTCCAACGCGATCGGCATCTTCCACGGCTTCATCGACGACGCCGACGTGCGGCTGGTCGGCTTCGAACCGGCCGGGCACGGTATCGACTCCGGCGAGCACGGTGCGACCCTCAGCGAGGGCACGCCCGGCACGCTGCACGGCGCCCGCTCCTACCTGCTGCAGGACGACGACGGGCAGGTCGTCGAGGCCTACTCGATCTCCGCGGGTCTGGACTACCCGGGCGTCGGGCCGGAGCACTCGTACCTGAAGGACACCGGCCGCGCCGAGTACCGGTCGGTGACCGACGACGAGGCCATGCAGGCGTTCAAGCTGCTCTCGCGCACCGAGGGCATCATCCCGGCGATCGAGTCCGCGCACGCGCTGGCCGGGGCGCTGGAGCTCGGCAAGGAGCTGGGGCCGGAGGCGATCATCGTGGTCAGCCTCTCCGGGCGCGGCGACAAGGACATGGACACCGCGGCGAAGTACTTCGGGCTCGTCGATGAGGCTCAGGAGGATGCGCGGTGA
- the trpA gene encoding tryptophan synthase subunit alpha, whose protein sequence is MSLREVFQTCREEQRAALIGYLPAGFPTVAESKELFGAMLTGDGSAGCDIVEVGVPFSDPVMDGPTVQAASDKALRAGFRLRDTFEVVSSIAEAGGRAVVMTYWNPVHRYGVNAFARDLKAAGGLGVITPDLIPDEGEDWIAATDEHGLDRIFLVAPSSTEERLALTAKATSGFVYATSVMGVTGARDSVGSAAAGLVQRTRAHTDLPIGVGLGVRSGEQAAEIAAYADGVIVGSAFVTAAEQRGVAGVRDLTAELARGVRSR, encoded by the coding sequence GTGAGCCTGCGCGAGGTTTTCCAGACCTGCCGGGAGGAGCAGCGCGCCGCGCTGATCGGCTACCTGCCCGCCGGGTTCCCGACGGTGGCGGAGTCCAAGGAGCTGTTCGGTGCGATGCTGACCGGCGACGGCTCGGCCGGCTGCGACATCGTCGAGGTCGGCGTCCCGTTCTCCGACCCGGTGATGGACGGCCCCACCGTCCAGGCGGCCAGCGACAAGGCACTGCGCGCGGGCTTCCGGCTGCGCGACACCTTCGAGGTGGTCTCCTCGATCGCCGAGGCGGGCGGGCGCGCGGTGGTGATGACCTACTGGAACCCGGTGCACCGCTACGGCGTGAACGCCTTCGCCCGCGACCTCAAGGCCGCAGGCGGGCTCGGCGTGATCACCCCGGACCTGATCCCGGACGAGGGCGAGGACTGGATCGCCGCCACCGACGAGCACGGCCTGGACCGGATCTTCCTGGTCGCCCCGTCCTCCACCGAGGAGCGGCTGGCGCTGACCGCGAAGGCCACCAGCGGATTCGTCTACGCGACATCGGTGATGGGCGTGACCGGCGCCCGCGACAGCGTCGGCTCGGCGGCGGCCGGCCTGGTCCAGCGCACCCGCGCGCACACGGACCTGCCGATCGGCGTCGGCCTCGGCGTGCGCTCCGGCGAGCAGGCGGCCGAGATCGCGGCCTACGCGGACGGGGTGATCGTCGGCTCGGCCTTCGTGACCGCCGCGGAGCAGCGCGGCGTCGCCGGAGTCCGCGACCTCACCGCGGAACTGGCCCGAGGCGTCCGCAGCCGCTGA
- the lgt gene encoding prolipoprotein diacylglyceryl transferase encodes MSAPVAATANSFLATIPSPSQGVWYIGPIPLRAYALCIIAGIIAAVWIGSRRWVARGGAEGTVIDIAVFAVPFGLVGGRLYHVATDWHKYFGPDRNPLDALKVWEGGLGIWGAVALGAVGAWIGCRRRGVPLAAFADAVAPGIILAQAIGRLGNWFNQELYGAATTVPWGLEIYRRVDPATGLNDPIGGVALDHTPITVVHPTFLYELLWNLLVFGLVIWADRKFRMGRGRVFALYVAGYTLGRLWIEMMRTDDATLILGIRINVFTSLIVFAGAVLYLVMVRGKREDPELLKGKPEPGEAPAEPVEPKAAGKAEPEAKSDEAEPDEPKADEPEAKEPEATEPKATEAKAEDAEGDSQARSAGGAKSEKD; translated from the coding sequence GTGAGTGCCCCGGTTGCCGCCACGGCGAATTCGTTCTTGGCCACCATCCCGAGCCCGTCGCAAGGGGTTTGGTACATCGGCCCGATTCCGCTGCGCGCGTACGCGCTGTGCATCATCGCGGGCATCATCGCCGCGGTCTGGATCGGCAGCCGTCGCTGGGTGGCGCGCGGTGGCGCCGAAGGCACGGTCATCGACATCGCGGTCTTCGCGGTGCCGTTCGGCCTGGTCGGCGGTCGGCTCTACCACGTGGCCACGGACTGGCACAAGTACTTCGGCCCGGACCGCAACCCGCTGGACGCCCTCAAGGTCTGGGAGGGCGGCCTGGGCATCTGGGGCGCCGTCGCGCTCGGCGCGGTGGGCGCCTGGATCGGATGCCGCCGGCGGGGCGTCCCGCTGGCCGCGTTCGCCGACGCCGTCGCGCCCGGCATCATCCTGGCGCAGGCCATCGGCCGCCTCGGCAACTGGTTCAACCAGGAGCTCTACGGTGCCGCGACGACCGTCCCGTGGGGCCTGGAGATCTACCGGCGCGTCGACCCGGCCACCGGCCTCAACGACCCCATCGGCGGCGTGGCGCTGGACCACACCCCGATCACCGTCGTGCACCCGACGTTCCTCTACGAGCTGCTGTGGAACCTGCTGGTCTTCGGCCTGGTCATCTGGGCCGACCGCAAGTTCCGGATGGGCCGCGGCCGGGTGTTCGCGCTCTACGTCGCGGGCTACACCCTCGGCCGGTTGTGGATCGAGATGATGCGCACCGACGACGCCACCCTCATCCTCGGCATCCGCATCAACGTCTTCACCTCCCTGATCGTCTTCGCGGGCGCGGTGCTCTACCTGGTGATGGTGCGCGGCAAGCGCGAGGACCCGGAGCTGCTGAAGGGCAAGCCGGAGCCCGGCGAAGCCCCGGCGGAGCCGGTCGAGCCGAAGGCCGCCGGGAAGGCCGAGCCGGAGGCGAAGTCCGACGAGGCGGAGCCGGATGAGCCGAAGGCGGATGAGCCGGAGGCGAAGGAACCCGAGGCGACGGAGCCGAAGGCGACCGAGGCGAAAGCCGAGGACGCCGAAGGCGATTCGCAGGCTCGCAGCGCCGGAGGCGCGAAGAGCGAGAAGGACTGA